Proteins encoded by one window of Armatimonadota bacterium:
- a CDS encoding substrate-binding domain-containing protein: protein MRYRWHVAGMVLTLLGLAGAPVLMAQPDVVQAARREGKVVVYVAMREPIFNVVKKIYEGRYGVPVEEWRSSASGILDRALTETRVGRWLFDVAEGTTETMQVLRDAGAIGRGPWPPIEGLTVTWRDPTLPPPYRVIADAVIYNPRLVPAAEVPRSYLDLIDPKWRGKIVMADPQRNVTIALWLHWLRNVLGRDYDRFLRGFAEQNPAFVGQDPLVPPKVISGEYPIGITLLHYVPLFRAQGAPIDYARINPMMAVGAHFAVSARPPHPNAARLLMETLHSRATLLALAQEGEVVLVRGVKSPIPGLEQIRFQVAQPLGAERLQEWRRELERVFARR from the coding sequence ATGAGGTACCGATGGCATGTGGCGGGGATGGTCCTGACCCTCCTCGGCCTGGCAGGGGCGCCTGTGCTGATGGCGCAGCCGGATGTGGTGCAGGCGGCCCGGCGGGAGGGAAAGGTGGTCGTGTACGTGGCCATGCGGGAGCCCATCTTCAACGTGGTGAAGAAGATCTATGAGGGACGATACGGGGTGCCGGTGGAGGAGTGGAGGAGCTCCGCGAGCGGGATCCTGGACCGGGCACTCACGGAGACCCGGGTGGGCCGGTGGCTCTTTGACGTGGCGGAGGGCACCACGGAGACCATGCAGGTGCTCCGGGACGCGGGAGCCATCGGTCGGGGTCCGTGGCCTCCCATCGAGGGACTCACGGTAACGTGGCGGGATCCCACCCTCCCTCCCCCCTACCGGGTGATCGCGGACGCGGTGATCTACAACCCGCGGCTGGTCCCCGCGGCGGAGGTCCCCCGGTCGTACCTGGATCTCATCGACCCGAAGTGGCGGGGGAAGATCGTGATGGCGGATCCCCAGCGGAACGTAACCATCGCCCTCTGGTTGCACTGGCTCCGCAACGTGTTGGGAAGGGATTATGACCGGTTCCTCCGGGGCTTCGCGGAACAGAACCCGGCCTTCGTGGGGCAGGATCCCCTGGTCCCCCCAAAGGTGATCAGCGGGGAATACCCCATCGGGATCACGCTCCTGCACTACGTTCCCCTCTTCCGGGCGCAGGGAGCCCCCATCGATTACGCGCGGATCAATCCCATGATGGCCGTGGGTGCCCACTTCGCGGTGAGCGCTCGGCCTCCGCACCCCAACGCGGCGCGGCTCCTCATGGAGACCCTCCACTCCCGGGCCACCCTTTTGGCCCTCGCGCAGGAAGGGGAGGTGGTCCTGGTGCGGGGGGTGAAGTCGCCCATCCCAGGCTTGGAGCAGATCCGATTCCAGGTGGCGCAGCCCCTGGGAGCCGAAAGGCTGCAGGAGTGGCGGCGCGAGCTGGAGAGGGTGTTTGCGCGGCGATAG